A genome region from Ottowia testudinis includes the following:
- a CDS encoding bifunctional metallophosphatase/5'-nucleotidase: MTPFRYFACLSRAAMLSPLVLAAALAACGGSDDDGAPATPPLALTIAHINDHHSNLDALKDQVMKIGGVDTQVELGGFARVTSAFKAYAGRTDVLKLHAGDANTGTLYYTLFKGKADADLMNTVCFDAMAVGNHEFDDGDGQLKSFIDALYAGACKTPVVAANVRPQVGTPLAPKAADDYLKPYTVKTIQGVPVGIVGITVKAKTQNSSSPLRTTAFDDEAVAAQRTIDQLKGQGVKHIVLLTHQGYDADKKLAAQLTDVDVIIGGDSHTLLGDFSALGSGYASSGAYPTQATNKDGKPVCIGQAWEYSKAIGEMRVSFNDQGEVTACAGQAALLIGDSFKRKDAAGAWVTVDAATQQQITAAVAANKGLKMLAADAGAASVLKGYSGQVDELKKQPIGNAAQALCLVRTPGESTNRSAGVAGCEDANKLARGSDAAQVVVQSFLEASLRADLAIQNAGGVRVPVKAGTITMGDAFTVLPFSNVLVELPVTGAQVAAVLEDAVSAYLDAGQPNGGGHPYAAGLRWNLDLSKPKGQRFSKIEVKDRKTGNWSAIDPARTYIVATNDFIAKGQDGYASFKPIYDSGNYVNNYLLYTQTFVNYIRAKGTVDRPAAGDYSHQAVITKEGVKLP, from the coding sequence ATGACGCCCTTCCGATATTTCGCCTGCCTGTCCCGCGCCGCGATGCTCTCCCCACTCGTTCTGGCCGCCGCGCTGGCCGCCTGCGGCGGCAGTGATGACGATGGCGCACCCGCCACCCCGCCGCTCGCACTGACCATCGCCCACATCAACGACCACCATTCCAACCTGGATGCGCTGAAAGACCAGGTGATGAAGATCGGCGGCGTCGACACGCAGGTCGAACTGGGCGGCTTTGCCCGCGTCACCAGCGCCTTCAAGGCCTACGCCGGCCGCACCGACGTGCTGAAGCTGCACGCCGGCGACGCCAACACCGGCACGCTGTACTACACCCTGTTCAAGGGCAAGGCCGACGCCGACCTGATGAACACCGTCTGCTTCGACGCCATGGCCGTGGGCAACCACGAGTTCGACGATGGCGACGGCCAGCTCAAGTCGTTCATCGACGCGCTGTACGCCGGCGCCTGCAAGACGCCGGTGGTCGCCGCCAACGTCCGCCCGCAGGTGGGCACGCCGCTGGCGCCCAAGGCGGCCGACGATTACCTCAAGCCCTACACCGTCAAGACGATCCAGGGCGTGCCCGTGGGCATCGTCGGCATCACCGTCAAGGCCAAGACGCAGAACTCGTCCAGCCCGCTGCGCACCACCGCCTTCGACGACGAAGCCGTGGCCGCGCAGCGCACCATCGACCAGCTCAAGGGCCAGGGCGTCAAGCACATCGTGCTGCTGACGCACCAGGGCTACGACGCCGACAAGAAGCTGGCCGCGCAGCTGACCGATGTCGACGTCATCATCGGTGGCGATTCGCACACGCTGCTGGGCGACTTCAGCGCGCTGGGCAGCGGCTACGCCAGCTCGGGCGCTTACCCCACGCAGGCCACCAACAAGGACGGCAAGCCGGTCTGCATCGGCCAGGCGTGGGAATACAGCAAGGCCATCGGCGAGATGCGCGTCAGCTTCAACGACCAGGGCGAAGTCACCGCCTGCGCCGGCCAGGCGGCGCTGCTCATCGGCGACAGCTTCAAGCGCAAGGACGCGGCCGGCGCCTGGGTGACGGTGGACGCTGCCACCCAGCAGCAGATCACCGCCGCCGTGGCCGCCAACAAAGGCCTGAAGATGCTGGCCGCCGACGCCGGCGCGGCCTCGGTGCTCAAGGGCTATTCGGGCCAGGTCGATGAGTTGAAGAAGCAGCCCATCGGCAACGCCGCGCAAGCGCTGTGCCTGGTGCGCACGCCGGGCGAAAGCACCAACCGCAGCGCCGGTGTGGCGGGTTGCGAAGACGCCAACAAGCTGGCGCGCGGCAGCGACGCCGCGCAGGTAGTGGTGCAGTCCTTCCTCGAAGCCAGCCTGCGCGCCGACCTGGCGATCCAGAACGCCGGCGGCGTGCGTGTACCGGTCAAGGCCGGCACCATCACGATGGGCGACGCCTTCACCGTGCTGCCCTTCAGCAACGTGCTGGTCGAGCTGCCCGTGACCGGCGCGCAAGTGGCCGCCGTGCTGGAAGACGCCGTCAGCGCCTACCTCGACGCCGGCCAGCCCAACGGCGGTGGCCACCCCTACGCCGCGGGCCTGCGGTGGAACCTGGATTTGAGCAAGCCCAAGGGCCAGCGCTTTTCCAAGATCGAGGTGAAAGACCGCAAGACCGGCAACTGGTCGGCCATCGACCCGGCGCGCACCTACATCGTGGCCACCAACGACTTCATCGCCAAGGGCCAGGACGGCTACGCCAGCTTCAAGCCGATCTATGACAGCGGCAACTACGTCAACAACTACCTGCTGTACACGCAGACCTTTGTGAACTACATCCGCGCCAAGGGCACGGTAGACCGCCCGGCGGCGGGCGACTATTCGCACCAGGCGGTGATCACCAAGGAAGGCGTGAAGCTGCCCTGA
- a CDS encoding MFS transporter, producing MAAESLPSSRRTLEWLLAIQCLSMGAMEMSGPFWPLHLRTLEQMSDFRFAWVSMAVYAGPMVMALCSTPWWGRMGDRIGHKPMVVRALLALAATQIIAAFAPSVIVVLIARLAQGALGGFIAAAQAYGAGLVDRPGRGSLMARLQVATALGSAFGPGLGGLLFDGWGFQVVNLVAAVVCVGCAVAAIAVLPRDKPALAAEPRPSGATTGPAGALVWGALRGLLIGIVLVQTGKLMPQAFFAVFAQQVLQADAAYTGLCYGATALGLCVAAPMWGRWFEAMDQAAVMRRVEWIALACAATVAMQAWFVDLRIFLLARLLWGVCLGALLPVFYALLSLQASARQQGAVLGWGNSAAKAGALLGTASGALTMAWLPLKHVFWPACAIYAVAALGLRMLRLKTPRQLTGAAP from the coding sequence ATGGCTGCGGAGTCATTACCGTCGTCCCGACGGACACTGGAATGGCTGTTGGCGATCCAGTGCCTGTCGATGGGTGCCATGGAAATGAGCGGGCCGTTCTGGCCCCTGCATTTGCGCACGCTCGAGCAGATGTCGGACTTCAGGTTCGCGTGGGTCAGCATGGCGGTTTACGCGGGGCCGATGGTGATGGCCCTGTGCAGCACGCCGTGGTGGGGTCGCATGGGCGATCGCATCGGCCACAAGCCCATGGTGGTGCGGGCGCTACTGGCCTTGGCGGCCACGCAGATCATTGCGGCCTTCGCGCCGTCGGTGATCGTGGTGCTGATCGCGCGTCTGGCGCAAGGTGCGCTTGGTGGTTTCATCGCGGCCGCCCAGGCCTATGGCGCTGGCTTGGTCGACCGCCCAGGGCGCGGCAGCCTGATGGCGCGCTTGCAAGTGGCCACCGCGCTGGGCTCGGCATTCGGGCCGGGCTTGGGCGGCCTGCTCTTCGATGGGTGGGGCTTTCAGGTTGTCAACCTGGTGGCAGCGGTGGTTTGCGTGGGCTGCGCGGTGGCGGCCATCGCGGTGCTCCCGCGGGACAAACCGGCGCTTGCTGCCGAGCCACGGCCTTCGGGCGCCACCACCGGACCCGCCGGCGCACTGGTTTGGGGTGCACTGCGGGGTCTGTTGATCGGCATCGTGCTGGTGCAAACCGGCAAGTTGATGCCGCAGGCTTTCTTTGCCGTCTTCGCGCAACAGGTGTTGCAGGCCGACGCTGCCTACACCGGCCTGTGCTATGGCGCCACCGCCTTGGGCTTGTGCGTGGCCGCGCCGATGTGGGGACGGTGGTTTGAAGCCATGGATCAAGCCGCGGTCATGCGACGGGTGGAGTGGATTGCGTTGGCCTGCGCGGCCACCGTGGCCATGCAGGCGTGGTTCGTCGACCTGCGTATTTTTTTGCTGGCGCGCTTGCTTTGGGGCGTTTGCCTGGGTGCGCTGCTGCCCGTGTTTTACGCGCTGCTGTCGCTCCAGGCCAGCGCGCGCCAGCAGGGCGCGGTGTTGGGCTGGGGCAATAGCGCGGCCAAGGCGGGCGCCTTGTTGGGCACGGCCAGCGGCGCCTTGACCATGGCCTGGCTCCCCTTGAAACATGTGTTCTGGCCGGCCTGTGCCATCTATGCCGTTGCCGCGCTGGGCCTGCGGATGCTGCGGTTGAAAACGCCGCGGCAACTCACGGGCGCTGCGCCATGA
- a CDS encoding TonB-dependent receptor, with amino-acid sequence MSTTPSSRTLACLFVACASHAQAQDPDVTSLPEVKVQATAQPNVGYQTKESSVATKGNVAVRDVPQTVNAVPAELMRDQNAMSVQDALQNVPGLSFSVGDAQRDQVFIRGFTAINDQFVDGVRDDALYYRDLSNIERVEVLKGPASVLYGRGSAGGMVNRVTKKPGAHPVQEIGVTLGARGQKRAEFDTGFANADGTLMLRMTGALEDSTSFRDQFFLKRQAWAPSLTYKPNALTSFTAQLDYLDDKRLADQGVPSYRGRPVNVPIHTYFGAANGRDRAFVQSKVLGSTLTLDHRFNDALSFRSVLRGYDFELDRNYTTIAKVTDGAKPSVTIAQTRRLRNERGFFWQNELSHHLRWGGVEHQLLYGLELGRQNKSEWLTSRGNAATYALFAPVLADLPPMPANAKPSVHNATRVNVAAAYVQDLMTLSPNWKVLAGLRYERLAQFRDDLTAANKDLHRVDTPLSPRVGLIYQTNDRLSLYAAYSRSFQPLSDSYVFYGNSDQLKPTLTRNREIGIKYEISPRASLSAAIFDMSQNNIQVGDPERPGFALNVGQQRTRGLELSVSGELARGWDVMAGYAYMRGVIARSTEKTSANTPFKGNVSALTPRHTFNLWLKHRLGNGYWVAGGGRAESARFASADNLTRLAGYGVMNLAAGYEGRHFDVTVSLKNVLDRRYTVSAHGGANDYNMPGEPRSLIVAARYRF; translated from the coding sequence GTGTCGACCACCCCATCATCCCGTACCTTGGCGTGCTTGTTCGTCGCGTGCGCCAGCCATGCGCAGGCGCAAGACCCTGACGTGACCAGCCTGCCCGAGGTCAAAGTGCAGGCCACGGCGCAGCCCAATGTGGGCTACCAGACCAAGGAGTCATCGGTGGCGACGAAGGGCAATGTGGCCGTGCGCGATGTGCCGCAAACCGTGAACGCGGTGCCGGCCGAATTGATGCGCGACCAGAACGCCATGTCGGTGCAGGACGCGCTGCAAAACGTGCCCGGCTTGAGCTTCAGCGTGGGCGATGCCCAGCGCGATCAGGTGTTCATCCGTGGCTTCACGGCCATCAACGATCAGTTCGTGGACGGCGTCCGGGATGACGCCTTGTATTACCGTGACTTGTCCAACATCGAGCGGGTGGAGGTGTTGAAAGGGCCGGCATCCGTGTTGTATGGGCGGGGATCGGCCGGCGGCATGGTCAACCGCGTGACCAAGAAGCCCGGCGCGCACCCCGTGCAGGAAATCGGCGTCACCCTGGGCGCACGCGGCCAAAAAAGGGCCGAATTCGACACCGGCTTTGCCAACGCGGACGGCACTCTGATGCTGCGCATGACCGGTGCGCTGGAAGATTCCACCAGCTTTCGCGACCAGTTTTTCTTGAAGCGCCAGGCGTGGGCACCGTCACTGACGTACAAGCCCAATGCCTTGACCAGCTTCACGGCGCAACTGGATTATCTGGACGACAAGCGCCTGGCCGACCAGGGGGTGCCCAGCTACCGCGGCCGGCCGGTGAACGTGCCCATCCACACGTATTTCGGCGCCGCCAACGGGCGCGACCGCGCCTTCGTGCAATCGAAGGTGCTGGGCTCGACGCTGACGCTGGACCATCGATTCAACGATGCGCTGTCTTTTCGCTCGGTGCTGCGCGGCTACGACTTCGAGCTGGACCGCAACTACACCACCATTGCCAAGGTGACGGATGGCGCGAAGCCGAGCGTGACCATCGCCCAGACGCGCCGTCTGCGCAATGAAAGAGGATTTTTCTGGCAGAACGAGCTGTCGCACCACCTGCGCTGGGGCGGTGTGGAGCACCAACTGCTGTACGGGCTGGAGCTGGGGCGGCAGAACAAGTCCGAATGGCTGACCTCGCGCGGCAACGCGGCAACCTACGCGCTGTTTGCCCCGGTGCTCGCCGATCTGCCGCCCATGCCCGCCAACGCCAAACCCAGCGTCCACAATGCCACCCGCGTCAACGTGGCCGCCGCCTATGTGCAGGATTTGATGACCTTGTCGCCGAACTGGAAAGTGCTGGCCGGCCTGCGCTACGAGCGCCTGGCGCAGTTCCGCGACGACCTTACTGCCGCCAACAAGGATTTGCATCGGGTGGACACACCGCTGTCTCCGCGCGTTGGGCTGATTTACCAGACCAACGACCGCCTCTCCCTCTACGCTGCCTACAGCCGCTCGTTTCAGCCCCTATCCGACTCCTACGTGTTCTACGGCAACAGCGACCAGCTGAAGCCGACGCTGACGCGGAACAGGGAGATCGGCATCAAGTACGAGATCAGCCCGCGTGCCAGCCTAAGCGCAGCCATCTTCGACATGTCGCAAAACAACATTCAGGTTGGCGATCCCGAGCGCCCGGGCTTCGCGCTCAACGTGGGCCAGCAACGCACCCGCGGGCTGGAGCTTTCCGTCAGCGGGGAATTGGCGCGCGGCTGGGACGTCATGGCCGGGTATGCCTACATGCGCGGGGTGATCGCGCGTTCCACCGAAAAAACCTCGGCGAACACACCATTCAAAGGCAATGTCTCGGCCCTCACACCACGCCACACCTTCAACCTCTGGCTCAAGCACCGGCTGGGCAACGGCTACTGGGTGGCCGGTGGCGGTCGCGCCGAATCGGCGCGCTTTGCCTCGGCAGACAACCTCACCCGGCTGGCGGGTTACGGGGTGATGAACCTGGCCGCAGGCTACGAAGGCCGTCACTTCGACGTGACGGTGTCGCTGAAGAACGTGCTCGATCGCCGCTACACCGTCTCGGCGCACGGTGGCGCCAACGACTACAACATGCCAGGTGAGCCGCGCAGCCTGATCGTGGCGGCGCGTTACCGGTTCTGA
- a CDS encoding BPSS1780 family membrane protein: protein MKLNIVPARTGSQWVREGVRLFFGQPLAFAGLFFMFLAATTVVSMLPLVGDVLALVLVPAGTVGLMAAAREASNKRFPMPVILATAFRQSPERTRAMLMLGVLYALAVVLIVTAASLMDDGQLAALVAKHGGRMTPELLADPALQQAARASMAQMALAAVLYLPVSILFWHAPALVHWHGVPVDKSLFFSAVAVLRNTGAYFIYAMGWVALTMLAWMALLLVAGMVGNLGVALSGMFPVSLAIATMVAASLWATFRDSFSSDAAEVPQDSPPSSN, encoded by the coding sequence ATGAAGCTGAACATCGTCCCGGCCCGCACCGGCTCGCAATGGGTGCGCGAAGGCGTGCGCCTGTTTTTCGGCCAGCCGCTGGCCTTTGCCGGCCTGTTCTTCATGTTTCTGGCCGCCACCACGGTGGTGTCGATGCTGCCGCTGGTGGGCGACGTGCTGGCGCTGGTGCTGGTACCGGCAGGCACGGTGGGCCTGATGGCCGCCGCGCGCGAGGCGAGCAACAAGCGCTTTCCGATGCCCGTGATTCTTGCGACGGCCTTTCGGCAATCGCCCGAGCGCACGCGGGCGATGCTGATGCTGGGCGTGCTGTACGCGTTGGCGGTGGTGCTGATCGTGACCGCGGCCTCGCTCATGGACGACGGCCAACTGGCGGCGCTGGTCGCCAAACACGGCGGCCGCATGACGCCCGAACTGCTGGCCGACCCGGCGCTGCAGCAGGCGGCGCGCGCATCGATGGCGCAAATGGCGCTGGCCGCCGTGCTGTACCTGCCGGTGTCCATCCTGTTCTGGCACGCGCCGGCGCTGGTGCATTGGCATGGCGTGCCGGTGGACAAAAGCCTGTTCTTCAGCGCCGTGGCCGTGCTGCGCAACACCGGCGCCTACTTCATCTATGCCATGGGCTGGGTGGCCCTGACCATGCTGGCCTGGATGGCGCTGCTGCTGGTGGCCGGCATGGTGGGCAACCTGGGGGTGGCCCTCAGCGGCATGTTCCCGGTCAGCCTGGCCATTGCGACCATGGTGGCCGCGTCGCTGTGGGCCACCTTTCGCGACAGCTTCTCGAGCGACGCGGCAGAGGTGCCGCAAGACAGCCCGCCGTCATCGAATTGA
- a CDS encoding homoserine kinase, translating to MAVYTEVSEDEAGALLQALGLGELTSLRGIEGGIENTNYFATSTQGEWVLTLFERLTHAQLPFYLHLMKHLAQHGVPVPEPQAKAAGVRIKAGEDEILHTVCGKPAAVVNRLRGKSELAPGPTHCAAVGDMLARAHLAARGYERRQPNLRGLAWWNETVPVILPHLDESQAALIRAELAYQNHIAASSAYAALPRGAVHADLFRDNVMFEGTAEQPVLSGFFDFYFAGVDTWLFDLAVTLNDWAIDLPTGTTDAARTQALLNAYQAVRPLTDAERRLLPAMLRAGALRFWVSRLWDFHLPREASMLKAHDPTHFERVLRQRVAAPLLA from the coding sequence ATGGCTGTTTACACCGAAGTCTCCGAGGACGAGGCCGGCGCCCTGCTGCAAGCACTGGGCCTGGGCGAGCTGACGTCGCTGCGCGGCATCGAGGGCGGCATCGAGAACACCAACTACTTCGCCACCAGCACGCAGGGCGAATGGGTGCTGACGCTGTTCGAGCGCCTGACGCACGCGCAACTGCCGTTCTATCTGCACCTGATGAAGCATCTGGCGCAGCACGGCGTGCCGGTGCCCGAGCCGCAGGCCAAGGCTGCGGGTGTGCGCATCAAGGCCGGCGAGGACGAGATCCTGCACACCGTGTGCGGCAAGCCCGCCGCCGTGGTCAACCGCCTGCGCGGCAAGAGCGAACTGGCGCCCGGCCCCACGCACTGCGCCGCCGTGGGCGACATGCTGGCGCGCGCCCACCTGGCCGCGCGCGGCTACGAGCGCCGCCAGCCCAACCTGCGCGGCCTGGCGTGGTGGAACGAGACGGTGCCCGTCATCCTGCCGCACCTCGATGAATCGCAGGCGGCGCTGATCCGCGCCGAGCTGGCCTACCAGAACCACATTGCCGCATCGTCCGCCTACGCCGCCCTGCCGCGCGGGGCCGTGCACGCCGATCTGTTCCGCGATAACGTGATGTTCGAGGGCACGGCCGAGCAGCCGGTGCTCTCGGGCTTTTTCGACTTCTATTTCGCGGGCGTCGATACGTGGTTGTTCGATCTGGCCGTGACGCTGAACGACTGGGCCATCGACCTGCCCACCGGCACCACCGACGCGGCACGCACGCAGGCCCTGCTGAACGCCTACCAGGCCGTGCGCCCGCTGACCGACGCCGAGCGGCGCCTGCTGCCCGCCATGCTGCGCGCGGGCGCGCTGCGCTTCTGGGTCTCGCGCCTGTGGGACTTTCATCTGCCGCGCGAAGCCAGCATGCTGAAGGCGCACGACCCGACGCACTTCGAGCGCGTGCTGCGCCAGCGCGTGGCCGCGCCGCTGCTGGCATGA
- a CDS encoding IucA/IucC family protein, translating to MQVAHFAPHGCDVSDEFAVQARASSHQRSMQRTVQALFREKLLSHDQLVVEGTSAWLPLWRCQKLLRLEGLHIGAAGNCQLHGPVVCYLNGRQCCKLNSSAELLAHVLHQQDGLDSDDLQRLLLEVANSAENDALCLSYRHGWAKRLRAQHGADAQNNFVAALHRSTLENPVLLLEQWGALGHPWHPNYKTKLGLRADQVMALSPEFEACIQVPCAAIHADAAHVTSCDAQVDYRHWFAAAYPATWQEWARALEARGERVACWLPLPLHPYQAEQVVAERFADELRARKLLLLNGVVIDARPSMSFRTVVPQGAANLPHMKLPVSLRLTSVERTVSPKSVVMGPRLTTLLRQIMARENGFDGRLAILGEEVGLHYLDPQGNDDRARHLSVLYRTNPMVYRTAERLPVPVGALFAESPLHGRPLVTDLVASAHGDHASGAEAFFSAYLAAVLPAVLGPYLLYGIAFEAHQQNSLVILDGRLRPVQLLVRDFGDLRIHAPTLRQSGHALQAYSATHTLFESDAEARDKLIHAFMLCHLTELALLLARTYARPEGAFMQLMRQQVQAVFTHLRSRTDPVRWHREHEALLESDWPAKSFIRMRLCNASDDIVLRMPNPLKFT from the coding sequence ATGCAGGTTGCACACTTTGCTCCACACGGCTGTGATGTTTCGGATGAATTTGCTGTGCAGGCACGAGCGTCCTCGCATCAGCGCAGCATGCAGCGAACCGTGCAAGCGCTGTTTCGCGAGAAATTGCTGAGCCATGACCAACTGGTCGTTGAAGGCACCAGCGCATGGCTGCCCCTGTGGCGGTGCCAAAAACTTCTGCGTCTGGAGGGCTTGCACATCGGGGCCGCGGGCAACTGCCAGTTGCACGGCCCGGTGGTGTGCTACCTCAACGGCCGCCAGTGTTGCAAGCTCAATTCATCCGCGGAGTTGCTGGCCCATGTTCTGCACCAGCAGGACGGCCTGGACAGCGACGATTTACAGCGGTTGTTGCTAGAGGTGGCCAACAGCGCTGAAAACGATGCGCTGTGCCTTTCTTATCGACACGGTTGGGCAAAACGCTTGCGCGCGCAACATGGCGCAGACGCGCAGAACAACTTCGTGGCGGCGCTGCACCGGTCGACGCTGGAGAACCCGGTCTTGTTGCTGGAGCAATGGGGCGCGTTGGGGCACCCGTGGCATCCCAACTACAAGACCAAGCTGGGATTGCGCGCGGACCAGGTCATGGCGCTATCGCCCGAGTTTGAAGCCTGCATACAGGTGCCCTGTGCCGCAATCCACGCCGATGCGGCCCATGTGACCAGTTGCGATGCTCAGGTTGATTACCGGCATTGGTTTGCTGCGGCTTACCCGGCCACTTGGCAAGAGTGGGCGCGGGCGCTCGAGGCGCGCGGCGAGCGCGTGGCGTGCTGGCTGCCGTTGCCCTTGCATCCGTATCAAGCCGAGCAGGTGGTGGCAGAGCGATTCGCAGATGAGCTGCGCGCCCGAAAGCTCTTGTTGCTGAACGGCGTGGTCATTGATGCGCGGCCCTCGATGTCGTTTCGTACGGTGGTGCCGCAGGGGGCGGCCAACTTGCCGCACATGAAGCTCCCGGTGTCCCTGCGCCTGACGAGCGTGGAGCGCACCGTGTCGCCCAAATCGGTGGTGATGGGCCCGCGCCTGACCACGCTGCTGCGCCAAATCATGGCGCGCGAAAACGGCTTCGACGGCCGCTTGGCGATCCTCGGAGAAGAAGTTGGCCTGCATTACCTCGATCCGCAAGGCAACGACGACAGGGCGCGACATCTGTCTGTGCTGTATCGAACCAATCCGATGGTCTACAGGACGGCAGAACGACTTCCGGTCCCTGTGGGGGCCTTGTTTGCCGAGTCGCCACTGCACGGCCGGCCGCTGGTGACCGATCTGGTGGCCAGCGCCCATGGAGATCACGCATCCGGCGCGGAAGCATTTTTCAGTGCCTATCTCGCCGCGGTGTTGCCGGCGGTGCTGGGGCCGTATCTGCTGTACGGCATCGCGTTCGAGGCGCACCAGCAAAACAGCTTGGTGATACTGGATGGACGACTGCGGCCGGTGCAACTGCTGGTACGTGATTTTGGGGATCTGCGCATCCATGCGCCCACGCTGCGGCAGAGCGGCCACGCACTTCAGGCGTACAGCGCCACGCATACGCTGTTCGAATCCGATGCCGAGGCGCGAGACAAGTTGATTCACGCCTTCATGCTTTGCCACCTGACGGAGTTGGCATTGCTGCTGGCGCGTACCTATGCACGGCCGGAAGGCGCGTTCATGCAACTCATGCGCCAGCAGGTGCAGGCAGTGTTCACGCATCTGCGCTCGCGCACCGATCCGGTGCGCTGGCACCGCGAGCACGAAGCCTTGCTCGAGAGCGATTGGCCGGCCAAGTCGTTCATACGCATGCGTCTTTGCAACGCGTCGGACGACATCGTGCTGCGCATGCCCAATCCATTGAAATTCACTTGA